DNA from Pseudomonas putida:
AGAGCGGCAAGTACGACATCGCGCTCACGCCATCGACCGATGCGCTCAAGGGCGACGACGGCCCGCTCGATGTAAGCCTTCCCATTGGCGAAAAAAAGCTGGTGATCCCGTTCCAGAAGGACAACCCGGCGTTCGAAAGCGCGGTGAACAATGCGTTGCAGCGCTTGAAAGAAAGCGGACGCACTGCCGAGCTGGAGCAGAAGTGGTTCAAGGGCGTGCAGGAGACTGCGGCCGGGCAGTAAGATTTATTGCTGCCTGTACCGGCCTCTTCGTGGGTGAACACGCGAGGAGGCCGGTACAGGCTTACAGTGACAGTTCAGCCAGCGCCTGCGCCGCCTGCTCCAGCTCCAATTCGCTGAACACCTGCACCCCAGCCCGCCGCAACAGCGCCGTGGTCACCCCTTCCCCCGCTACCTTCACACCGCTGAACGTGCCGTCATAGGTCAACCGGTTACCACACGAAGGGCTACCCGCCTTCAACACCGCCACGCGGATGCCATGCCGCTGCGCCAGTTCCAGCGCCAGCTGCGCCCCAGCCAGAAACTCGGCACTGACATCGCTGCCCGTCACTGTGAGCACCTGCGCGCCGCCATCGAGCACCGCCCCGCCCTGCCCGCCTGGTATCTCCGCTGGCGGGCGCGGGGTCGGCAAGCCACCGGCTACCTCCGGGCACAAAGCCACAACGCGCCCTTCGGCCTGCCACTGCTGCAACAGGCCCGGGTGCCCACTGGCCCGGCCGTCATAGCGCACCGGCTGCCCCAACAGGCAGGCGCTGACCAGCACCTTGGCCACATCAGAACGGGTCATTGCCACGCCGCCTGAACCAGCCGGTCAACGACAACCGCTCACGCCTGGCCGGCAACACCTCGTGGGGCACTTCGCCGGACAGGAATATCACCAGGCAACCCGCCACTGGCTCCACATCGTGCTCGACACCCTCAGCCAGGAACATGCGCAACTGGCCGCCGTCCTCCGACTGCCACCCCTCGTTCAGGTACAGCACCGCCGAGACCATGCGCCGGTCATCGTCGCGAAAACGGTCCAGGTGCCGGCGATAGAACGCCCCCGGTGGGTACAAGGCAAAATGGCATTCGAAGTCTTCCAGGCCCAGGAACAGGCCCTGGTTGATCGCCAGCCGCAGTTGGTCCATGGCCGCCAGGTACTGGTCGCAGGCCTCGGCCTGCCCCGGGTCGATCCACTGGATCTGGTCGCCGCGTATGGCTTCGCGCACCTCCTGGGTAGCACCACGCCCAACCCCCGCAGGGTTGAGTTCGCCTTCGGCATCACGGCGTCGGCACTCGGCCGCCAGCGCGCGCACCAGTTCGGCAGGCAGAAAGAGCGCCTGCTGGGACCAGCCTTGGGTGGCCAGATCGTCGACGACGGCCGTAACCATCGGGTGTTCAGGGGAGATGTGCATGGCGCGCATCATATCCATTCGCCCTGTCGCCGCACAGCGCCACTTGGCCGAGAAACACGCGCATATCTCGACAAACCAGCGCTGGGCCAAGGACAATAGCCACCTGCCGACAGGAGTCCTGAATGCGCCGTCTGTTTTCCCTGATTCTGCTGATGATCTGCACCACGCCTGTCTGGGCAGACAACCTGGATCAACTGTACAAGGCCGCCGGCTGGCCCGACCAGCGCGCCCACTTCAACGATGCCCTGACCGCCGCCCAGGCGCGCTATCGCAACAGTTTGCCACCCGCCGTGTACCAGGCGCTGGTCAACAACAGCAACCAGCGCTTCCAGGCCCAGGCGGTAGACCGTCGTGCCCAGGCGCAGTTGCGCGCCACCCTGGCCAACCCCTCGCCGGCCCTGGCTTTCTTCCAGTCGCCGCTGGGGCGCAAGGTGGTGGCAGCGGAACTCAAGGCCACTCGCAAGGACGAACTGGCCAAGAATGCCAAGGGCCTGCCGAAGATCCAGGCCAGCGACGACCGCCTGCTGGTCATCGGCCACCTGGCCCAGGCCCTGCCAGCGCGTGAAGCCGGCGCCGAAGTCAGCCTGGCCATCGCCGGCGTGGCAGCCGACAGCCTCAGTTCGATGATCCCCGGCCTGTTCGGTGGCGGCCAGGCCCAGGGCCTGCTCGACGGCCAGCGCCAGCGCCTGATGAACCAGATCGGCGAAGACCTCAACAACACCTTGTTGTACGTCTACCGCGACCTGTCCGACGCCGAGCTGGAAGAATTCGCCACCTTCGCCGAGTCCCCTGACGGCAAGGCCTACTACCAGGCGGCCCTGGCCGCTGTCCGCGCGGGCCTGGCGGTTGGCCAGAGTACCAACGAGCTGAAGTGATCAGCCCAGGCGCTGGTCGATGAAGTCGAAGTAGCGCTGGCGAATGCCCGGCAGCTCGTTGGCCAAGTGGTGACGGGCCTCGGGCAGCATCAGAATTTGCGGCTCGGCAAACTTGGCCTTGAGCACTTCAAGGTTGTAGGGCCAATCCACCGTGCCATCGGCCTCCCCCTGCACGATCAACGGCCGCCGCGAACTGCGTGGCGCGGCCTCTATGCGTTTGACCCATGCGATCAGTGCCCCCACCCAGGCGGTTGGCAGGCGGCGCGGTTGCAGCGGGTCGGCCTCCAGAAACGGCAGGAAGGCCGGGTCGTTGGTGTTCTCGCTGAAGCGGCGCTCGATGCCGCTCACAAAGTGACGCAACACCCGATAACTCAATTTCGACCAGCGCCAGGAACAGGGCCGTACCAACGGTGCCAAGAGGATGACCTGGCCATCGATGGGGCTGCGCGCGCCTTGGTGCAGCAGGTGGTCCACGGCAATGGCGCCACCGGTGCTCTGCCCGCACAGGTGCCACGGGCGCGGCAGTTGCAGCGCCCGTGCCTGTTCGAACAACACCTCCAGCACCTGCTGGTAAACCGCAAAATCACTGATGCTGGCCCGCTCGCCACTGGACAGGCCATGACCGGGCAGGTCACAGCTGATCACAGCGAAACCCTGTTTGAGTGCCCATTCGATCACATGCCGGTAGAGGCCCATATGGTCGTAATAACCGTGCAACAGGAACAGCGTTGCGATGGGCTGCTCGGGTAACCAGGCCTGCCCGACCAGGTCGAACCCCGCCGCCTGGAAGCCGCCCAGCCAGCTGTGTGCCGACAGGTCCAGGCCGTAGAAGCGCTGGTATCCCTGGGCCTCGGCCGTTAACGGCTGGCAAGCGGTCAACGGTGCCAGGCAGGTGCGCAGGTGGTCGGGTTGAAAAGCAGCGGGCATCGGGTACATCCACATTGACGCAAGTATTGATCCGGAATCTTCAGCTCTGGCC
Protein-coding regions in this window:
- a CDS encoding alpha/beta hydrolase, producing the protein MPAAFQPDHLRTCLAPLTACQPLTAEAQGYQRFYGLDLSAHSWLGGFQAAGFDLVGQAWLPEQPIATLFLLHGYYDHMGLYRHVIEWALKQGFAVISCDLPGHGLSSGERASISDFAVYQQVLEVLFEQARALQLPRPWHLCGQSTGGAIAVDHLLHQGARSPIDGQVILLAPLVRPCSWRWSKLSYRVLRHFVSGIERRFSENTNDPAFLPFLEADPLQPRRLPTAWVGALIAWVKRIEAAPRSSRRPLIVQGEADGTVDWPYNLEVLKAKFAEPQILMLPEARHHLANELPGIRQRYFDFIDQRLG
- a CDS encoding 2OG-Fe(II) oxygenase; this translates as MRAMHISPEHPMVTAVVDDLATQGWSQQALFLPAELVRALAAECRRRDAEGELNPAGVGRGATQEVREAIRGDQIQWIDPGQAEACDQYLAAMDQLRLAINQGLFLGLEDFECHFALYPPGAFYRRHLDRFRDDDRRMVSAVLYLNEGWQSEDGGQLRMFLAEGVEHDVEPVAGCLVIFLSGEVPHEVLPARRERLSLTGWFRRRGNDPF
- a CDS encoding DUF2059 domain-containing protein; translation: MRRLFSLILLMICTTPVWADNLDQLYKAAGWPDQRAHFNDALTAAQARYRNSLPPAVYQALVNNSNQRFQAQAVDRRAQAQLRATLANPSPALAFFQSPLGRKVVAAELKATRKDELAKNAKGLPKIQASDDRLLVIGHLAQALPAREAGAEVSLAIAGVAADSLSSMIPGLFGGGQAQGLLDGQRQRLMNQIGEDLNNTLLYVYRDLSDAELEEFATFAESPDGKAYYQAALAAVRAGLAVGQSTNELK
- a CDS encoding DUF523 domain-containing protein; amino-acid sequence: MTRSDVAKVLVSACLLGQPVRYDGRASGHPGLLQQWQAEGRVVALCPEVAGGLPTPRPPAEIPGGQGGAVLDGGAQVLTVTGSDVSAEFLAGAQLALELAQRHGIRVAVLKAGSPSCGNRLTYDGTFSGVKVAGEGVTTALLRRAGVQVFSELELEQAAQALAELSL